The Mytilus edulis chromosome 12, xbMytEdul2.2, whole genome shotgun sequence genome contains a region encoding:
- the LOC139499369 gene encoding serine/threonine-protein phosphatase 6 regulatory ankyrin repeat subunit B-like: protein MAPLSIEEENYVRLALLLKGVTPRAVRTYFDREFQPISLPSTLSRSHNNLLDLKIKRIINQAQWNLLIPRNGIPDSKTFDVTLMICLIRNLTSITQPINGFDSLPLPGETSPGSDLARIKYYRNKLAHHDSNGIDTVYFDTVWRDISDAVSRLGGQTMYQECQELKVKILDQSNKEIMLEIKQSVEEMNELKLTIDNLRMEHSNFMEILKDPIPSNIKGQIQTQIEDWEKQDKMFVNTRASDYVMECLQENSCLTITAPSGVGKSCIARHTALVLKKKGYKIIPVELPADIKTYYQPGKHTVFIVDDICGNFTVNQQQIDNWKQLLPVIDRVIADTFCKIIVSCRLQVYKDDKFNVLVPFKSCECNLISDKLCLTTVEKTNIAKTYIGTSMTDIDDLSFKCDFFPLLCSLYHEKEDVDVKDYFKNPFGVYKRELDRLSEHGDEGNYKMCSLALCVLFNNQLNEKWFQGKATDEQRQIINDTCEACEFNSIPKPKLKKALDTLDGTFICKQNGIYKTVHDKLFDFLAHYFGQKMIECLIDHGDSGLVHERFIWQTSQTDKKSNIDFIIEIPDDYLVSYLERFIRDWSTGKVRVIFMNNNLKVAAFRQKLLQHLKQLDKTQQVTLANTKDKMLPKEHHGSGSTPLILTCYDGFIDMVQWLLHNDVDVDQCRDDGVTGLGFASQRGHTAVVKLLLEKDPNVDVCTNNDWSPLNTASDEGHTDVVKLLLEKNPSVDLCYKDGCSPLYWASKNGHTAVVKLLLEKDPNVDICNKDGWSPLYWASLKGHTAVVKLLLEKDPNVNLCDDDGWSPLYWASKNGHTDIVKLLLEKNPNVDICNNNGWSPLNTASDEGHTDIVKLLLEKDPNVDLCNKDGCSPLYWASKNGHTAVVKLLLEKDPNVDICNKDGCSPLSWASKNGHTAVVKLLLEKDPNVDVCTNDGWSPLNTASDKGHTDIVKLLLEKNPSVDLCNKDGCSPLYWASNNGHTAVVKLLLEKDPNVDVCTNGGWSPLNTASVKGHTDIVKLLLEKDPNVDICNNNGWSPLYLASVKGHTDIVKLLLEKDPNVDVCTNDGWSPLNTASDEGHTDVVKLLLEKNPNVDICNNNGWSPLYLASVKGHTDIVKLLLVKNPNVDVCTNDGWSPLNTASVKGHTDIVKLLLEKDPNVDVCTNDGLSPLNTASVKGHTDMVKLLLEKNPNIDLCNKDGCSPRSPLYWASKNGHTDVVRLLLEKDPNVDVCTNDGWSPLNTASDEGHTDVVKLLLKKDPNVDVCTNDGLSPLNTASVKGHTDMVKLLLEKNPNVDLCNKDGCCPLYWASNNEYTDVVRLLLEKNPNVGICNNNGWSPLNTASVKGHTDIVKLLLEKDPNVDVCTNDGWSPLNTASVKGHTDIVKLLLEKNPNVDICNNNGWSPLNTASFKGHTDIVKLLLEKNPNVNLCNKDGCSPLYWASNNGHTDVVRLLLEKDPNVDVCTNDGRSPLNTASDEGHTDIVKLLLEKDPNVDLCNKDGCSPLYWASNNGHTDVVNLLLEKDPNVDLCNNNGCCPLYLASKNGHTEVVKLLLEKNPNVDLCNKNGWSPLNAASVTGQTDVVKLLLEKNPNVDLCNKDGCSPLYWACNNGHTDVVNLLLEKDPNVDLCNNNGFCPVYLASKNGHTEVVKLLLEKNPNIDLCNKEFRSPLSMASQQGHSDIVKLLLEKNPNVDLCNNDGFTPQCMYSQLHQYSTAVDKT, encoded by the exons GCTGTAAGTCGATTGGGAGGTCAAACAATGTATCAGGAGTGTCAAGAGTTAAAGGTTAAAATCCTAGACCAGTCTAATAAGGAAATTATGTTGGAAATCAAACAATCAGTGGAAGAGATGAACGAACTGAAACTTACAATAGACAATTTGAGAATGGAGCATTCAAActttatggaaattttgaaagaccCAATACCATCGAACATCAAAG GTCAGATACAAACACAAATAGAAGACTGGGAAAAGCAAGATAAAATGTTTGTGAATACGCGAGCCAGTGATTATGTCATGGAATGTTTACAAGAAAACAGTTGCTTGACAATAACTGCCCCATCAGGGGTAGGAAAATCGTGTATTGCCAGACACACAGCACTTGTGTTAAAGAAGAAAGGATACAAAATAATACCAGTGGAATTACCAGCCGACATTAAAACTTATTATCAGCCTGGTAAACATACAGTCTTCATTGTAGATGATATTTGTGGAAATTTCACTGTGAACCAACAACAGATTGATAACTGGAAACAATTGTTACCTGTGATTGACAGAGTTATTGCCGACACGTTTTGTAAGATTATAGTATCGTGTAGGTTACAAGTATATAAAGATGATAAGTTTAATGTATTAGTGCCTTTTAAATCCTGTGAATGTAATTTAATATCAGATAAGTTATGTCTAACAACTGTAGAGAAAACAAATATAGCAAAAACCTATATTGGCACAAGCATGACAGATATTGATGATTTGTcttttaaatgtgattttttcCCACTTCTTTGTTCCTTATATCACGAAAAAGAAGATGTAGATGTCAAAGATTATTTCAAAAATCCTTTTGGTGTTTATAAAAGAGAATTAGACAGGTTAAGTGAACATGGTGATGAAGGAAACTATAAAATGTGTAGTCTTGCTTTATGTGTTCTCTTTAATAATCAGCTAAATGAAAAATGGTTCCAAGGTAAAGCGACGGATGAACAACGACAGATCATAAATGACACATGTGAGGCTTGTGAGTTCAACAGTATACCAAAGCCAAAACTAAAGAAAGCACTTGACACTCTAGATGGTACATTTATCTGTAAACAGAATGGTATTTATAAAACTGTACATGACAAACTATTTGATTTCCTTGCTCATTACTTTGGTCAGAAAATGATTGAATGTTTAATAGATCATGGTGATAGTGGTTTAGTACATGAACGTTTCATTTGGCAGACATCACAAACTGACAAGAAAAGTAACATAGACTTCATTATTGAAATACCAGATGATTATTTAGTATCATATCTAGAAAGGTTTATAAGGGACTGGTCGACAGGAAAGGTGAGAGTTATATTcatgaacaacaacttgaaagtAGCAGCATTTAGACAAAAGTTATTACAGCACTTAAAACAACTAGACAAAACACAACAAGTAACATTAGCCAACACAAAGGATAAAATGTTACCAAAAGAGCATCATGGATCAGGTTCTACTCCACTGATACTAACTTGCTATGATGGTTTTATTGATATGGTACAGTGGTTGTTACATAATGATGTGGACGTGGATCAGTGTAGAGATGATGGGGTTACTGGATTGGGCTTTGCAAGTCAGAGAGGACATACTGCtgtagtaaagttactgttagagaaggatCCTAATGTTGATGTATGTACCAACAATGactggagtcctctgaatacaGCAAGTGATGAAGGACATACTGATGTAGTAAAGTTattgttagagaagaatcctagtGTTGACTTATGTTACAAGGATGGCTGTAGTCCTCTGTACTGGGCAAGTAAAAATGGACATACTGCtgtagtaaagttactgttagaaaaGGATCCTAATGTTGATATATGTAACAaggatggctggagtcctctgtaCTGGGCAAGTTTAAAGGGACATACTGCtgtagtaaagttactgttagagaaggatCCTAATGTTAATCTTTGTGACGacgatggctggagtcctctgtaCTGGGCAAGTAAAaatggacatactgatatagtaaagctactgttagagaagaatcctaatgttgatatATGTAACAAcaatggctggagtcctctgaatacagcaagtgatgaaggacatactgatatagtaaagttactgttagaaaaGGATCCTAATGTTGACCTATGTAACAAGGATGGCTGTAGTCCTCTGTACTGGGCAAGTAAAAATGGACATACTGCtgtagtaaagttactgttagaaaaGGATCCTAATGTTGATATATGTAACAAGGATGGCTGTAGTCCTCTGTCATGGGCAAGTAAAAATGGACATACTGCtgtagtaaagttactgttagagaaggatCCTAATGTTGATGTATGTACCAacgatggctggagtcctctgaatacaGCAAGTGATAAAGGCCATACAGATATAGTAAAgctactgttagagaagaatcctagtGTTGACTTATGTAACAAGGATGGCTGTAGTCCTCTGTACTGGGCAAGTAATAATGGACATACTGCTGTAGTAAAGCTACTGTTAGAGAAGGATCCTAATGTTGATGTATGTACCAATggtggctggagtcctctgaatacaGCAAGTGTTAAAGGACATACAGATATAGTCAAGTTACTGTTAGAAAAGGATCCTAATGTTGATATATGTAACAAcaatggctggagtcctctgtaCTTGGCAAGTGTTAAAGGACATACAGATATAGTAAAGCTACTGTTAGAGAAGGATCCTAATGTTGATGTATGTACCAACGATGGCTGGAGTCCTTTGAATACAGCAAGTGATGAAGGACATACTGATGTAGTAAAgctactgttagagaagaatcctaatgttgatatATGTAACAAcaatggctggagtcctctgtaCTTGGCAAGTGTTAAAGGACATACAGATATAGTAAAGCTACTGTTAgtgaagaatcctaatgttgatgtTTGTACCAacgatggctggagtcctctgaatacaGCAAGTGTTAAAGGACATACAGATATAGTAAAGCTACTGTTAGAGAAGGATCCTAATGTTGATGTTTGTACCAACGATGGCTTGAGTCCTCTGAATACAGCAAGTGTTAAAGGACATACAGATATGGTAAAgctactgttagagaagaatcctaatatTGACTTATGTAACAAGGATGGCTGTAGTCCTCGTAGTCCTCTATACTGGGCAAGTAAGAATGGACATACTGATGTAGTAAggttactgttagagaaggatCCCAATGTTGATGTATGTACCAacgatggctggagtcctctgaatacaGCAAGTGATGAAGGACATACTGATGTAGTAAAGCTACTGTTGAAGAAGGATCCTAATGTTGATGTATGTACCAACGATGGCTTGAGTCCTCTGAATACAGCAAGTGTTAAAGGACATACAGATATGGTAAAgctactgttagagaagaatcctaatgttgactTATGTAACAAGGATGGTTGTTGTCCTCTGTACTGGGCAAGTAATAATGAATATACTGATGTAGTAaggttactgttagagaagaatcctaatgttggtATATGTAACAAcaatggctggagtcctctgaatacaGCAAGTGTTAAAGGACATACAGATATAGTAAAGCTACTGTTAGAGAAGGATCCTAATGTTGATGTTTGTACCAacgatggctggagtcctctgaatacaGCAAGTGTTAAAGGACATACAGATATAGTAAAgctactgttagagaagaatcctaatgttgatatATGTAACAAcaatggctggagtcctctgaatacaGCAAGTTTTAAAGGCCATACAGATATAGTAAAgctactgttagagaagaatcctaatgttaaCCTATGTAACAAGGATGGCTGTAGTCCTCTGTACTGGGCAAGCAATAATGGACATACTGATGTGGTAAggttactgttagagaaggatCCTAATGTTGATGTATGTACCAACGATGGCCGGAGTCCTCTGAATACAGCAAGTGAtgaaggacatactgatatagtcaAGTTACTGTTAGAAAAGGATCCTAATGTTGACCTATGTAACAAGGATGGCTGTAGTCCTCTGTACTGGGCAAGTAATAATGGACATACTGATGTAGTAAATTTACTGTTAGAGAAAGATCCTAATGTTGACCTATGTAACAACAATGGATGTTGTCCTCTGTACTTGGCAAGTAAGAATGGGCATACTGAAGTAGTAAaattactgttagagaagaatcctaatgttgatctatgtaacaAGAATGGGTGGAGTCCTCTGAATGCAGCAAGTGTTACAGGACAAACTGATGTAGTAAAgctactgttagagaagaatcctaatgttgatctatgtaacaAGGATGGCTGTAGTCCTCTGTACTGGGCATGTAATAATGGACATACTGATGTAGTAAATTTACTGTTAGAGAAAGATCCTAATGTTGACCTATGTAACAACAATGGATTTTGTCCTGTGTACTTGGCAAGTAAGAATGGGCATACTGAagtagtaaagttactgttagagaagaatcctaatatAGATCTGTGTAACAAGGAATTCCGTAGTCCTCTGTCCATGGCAAGTCAGCAGGGACAttctgatatagtaaagttactgttagaaaaGAATCCCAATGTTGATCTGTGTAACAATGATGGTTTCACACCACAGTGCATGTATTCACAACTACATCAGTATAGTACAGCTGTTGATAAAACATAA